One Micromonas commoda chromosome 5, complete sequence genomic window, TTCGGGCAGATCACGCACAGGCCTGGAGCCTCAAAAACGTGCTGAGCTGTATTTCACTTTTTTGGGCGCGAAAGGAAGCGCGTCGGGTTGCCGAGCACCGTCCGGGCGACTCCTCGCGCAAGCTGCCTTACGTTTCGAGGATCTCGGAGAACTCGTCCGTTCTGCGCCACTCGGCCAGGCGCGCGATCGATACCGCCCTGCGCGATCCGGAACATCGACTCCAAACCTCCGTCGCGTCAGATCGGGGTGCACCGTCAGCCCGGAAAAAAAACTCTTCCGAgcacgtgcgcgccgccgtcggccactgccgcgcgcctcgcgtcatgctcgccgtcgcgacgaatCCCGCGCCGATCAAGACCGTCCGATGGGCGTCCCGCTGCGAGGCCCTCTGCGTCGACACCGGCGCGAAAATCACCGAGGAGCTCTGCGACTCCCCCTCCAGGATCAGGACCGAAGCGACGCAGCAGCTCCGCGAAGCGAGGGCCTTGGCGCATCAGCAGGCGGCCACGAGCCTGTGCGAACGCGCACTTcgagccgccgagctcgcggaggagcacgGTAAGCTGAAGGACGCCGAGATGATACTCGCCGCCATCGTGACGCAGCTCCGCCGTCGACTGGCGGCTCCCGAGATCGCGTCCTGGCTGGATCGCCAGCGCCTTCGACTCGCTTCGATTGACGCCGAGATTCGCGACAAGACGGAGGAGCACAGGCGTTTGCAGCGGAGGCTGATGTCGTCCGTCAGCGCGAACGGCGGTCAACGGATGCTCGAGACGCCCGTGCTGATCCGAACCAagtcgctcgaggagctgcaggcggacgaggacgagctggGCGTTCCCGAGGCAGAGGGCGcagagggcgagggcgccccgTCGAGGGCACCGGGCACCCCAGAGCCCGTCGGCCGCCAATTGTTAcccccgaggcggcgggtggaaaacgacgagaacgcggcTCCGGGCGAAGACGAGACCCACGCGGcgtgcgacgtcgtcgcgtccgcgtctcTGGAAAGGGATCGcgactcgagcgacgcgggcggcgctcACGGACGCGCAGATCTGAgagacggcgaaggcgccgtccccgccgccgacgtcgcccccgaaGAGGCGCCATCCGAGgtcgaccccggcgcggaccgcgcgtcgtcgtcgtcgtcgccgctcgcgccgaacgaGGTGGCGCTGATGGCCCGCGCGTGTTTCGCTCAGAGCAGGGTGCACACGCTGAGGGGAcggagggaggaggcggagacggcgcgcgaggcgggggcgacgtACGCGAGGATGTGCACACACGTTTTTGGCGACACCGACGAAGCGGATTGCATCAGATCGGGGTCCCCGGTGGgggggcgcgaacgcgagggggagcgcggcggcggcggcgggaagagACCGAGggaggaagacgaggaggaggaagcggacgcgacgacgacgggaaaGTCCGCGAAGAAAGAGTCGCTCGGgagggtcgacgccgccccccgcgagggcgtcttTGCGTGAAACTAGAATTCGACCGATTATTGAAGGAAGAATTTTGAGGCTAGATTTCGCCTCACACCGAGCCGTAATGCGTCCCGCCCCGCCTCTCCCGGGGCTCGTCCCCGATCCTGATGCTGAGCGTGCTGAACACGCCGAACCCGAGAtcgctcccgcgtcgcgccgacgccttcggcgtgtcgtcccccgccccgccccgtcgccgccccgccccggccgacgagccgccgccgaggctgccgtaaaagccgccgccgccgccctcgagatCCCGGCCCGCCCGgcccccgtcctcgtcgcccccgaccgCGCAGAAGTCCCGCggcttcttcgtcgccgtcttctCCACTATGTCCCCCGGCatggccctcgcggcgaggtaccAGTGCACCTGTCCCCACACGCAGAAGATCATGGAGTACGCCAGAGCGTACCTGATCGAGTCCAATCCGTACCGTCCGGAGAGCCTGTCGGACAGCCAGCCGATGAACAGCGGGCCGACCGAGCCGCCcacgaggttggcgaggacgccgaagaaccccgccgcggtggcgcgcatGTGGTTGGGCACCAGCGACTGCAcgatggcgccgggcgggccGACCATCACCATGAAGAGCGCCACGACAACCGCGGAGAGGTAGATGGAATCGGTCCGGGACTTCACGAGCACCGCGACGACCATCaggggcgccgcgatgacgtTGCAGATCAGGATGAACCACAGCATCCACCGCTGGTCTCCGCTCGCCTGAACCAGCCAGTCGCCCACGATACCTCCGGTGACGATGCCGATCGCGCCGAAAACCCCGCCCACCATGGACATGGACAGCCCCGCGCTCTTAATCGTCATCTCGTGAGATCTCACCAGGAATATCGGCAGGAACGCCATGATGCTCAGTCCCACGCCCACTTGGATCATCACGCCGATGGACAGGTGTATAaacgtcgcgcgccgccgcaggtgCTCGAACGTGTCCTTGACGCCCCGCCACATCTCCGCCCAAAACGCGCCCGAGgtcaacgtcgccgcggcagccgccgcggacggcttATTAGCCTTCGAACcccccggtgactcaccgccggGCGACCCCGGAACGCTCTGGTACCTGCCCATGGACTGTTCCACCGGCGGGTcttcgagcgtcgcgacgatcaacgcggcgagcaccaACCCCGGGATACCCAGCACCCCGAACACCCCCCTCCAGCCCAGCGAGTCGATGAGCATGCCCCCGATGAagttggccgccgcggtgcccacCGCGAGGCCGAGCTGCTGCATGGCCATCGCGCTGGCTCGCTCGCCCGGGCCGTACATGACCGCGATGAGCGactgcgccgcgggcgtgcaCCCCGCCTCTCCCAGCCCGATCCCGACGCGCAGGAAGCACAGCTGCGTGGTGTTCTGCGACAGCCCGCTGAGGGACGTGAGCGCGGACCAGACGATGAGCGAGCCCGCGAGGAGGTACTTGCGCCCGCACATGTCCGCTATGCGTGCCAATGGaatcgtcgcgagcgcgtagATGAgcacgaacgcggcgccgttgagcatgcccgcgtccgcgtccgtcatgTTAAACTCGGGAGAAATCTTGGGCAGCAAGATCGCCGGGATGTTCCGGTCGGTGGTCTGCAGCGTGGCGATGAGGAAGAGCAGGAAGAGGACGTATCGACGGTACCACTTGTTCGGGTAACACGTCTTGAAGTCATCTCCACCGCCCTTTCCATCCCCGACGAGGCCCGCCCCCTCGTCCTCTCCCATCGCGCCTCCCCTACCCTCGCGCGGCACCGTTGTGTAACGCCGGTGTGTCGAACGCTAGAGCCAGGGCGGAAATGTAACATCTTGGGTCTGATGAACTGAACGCGCGGATCTCCGAACGGCGAATTTTTGCCGAGTGCAACTCGCGCGAGTGAAAGAGGAAAACGAGGGTCTATCGAGGGTTTAAATGAAAATTTCGTAAACGTATGAGCAAACAGTCTACGCGCGGTGCGTTCTAGAGGTGAGAatcgcgacgggcgctcGTGGCTGGAAACGTGTAAAAAGCGAGCCGGCTCCACGATGTGAGTCAGCAGCGCGCGACGCATTGCGGCAAGATGACCCACGACAACGAGTTCCTCGAGGGCCTGGTGAAGAGCGGGATGATGATCCTGCTCAGCGAGATTGGCGACAAGACCttcttcatcgccgccatcatGGCCATGCGCCACTCGCGCCTCACGGTGCGCCCCCttccgcgcgagcgcgaatCCCTGCAGAGCCTCTCGTCGCACTAGGGTTGTGCGCTGACCGTCCCCGCTCCGGTTCCCCCGTCCCCACCGTCTCCGCAGGTCTTCAGCGGCGCCATCGGAGCCCTCGGAGTGATgaccgcgctctccgcggcgatgggatGGGCCGCCCCGAACCTGGTGAGTtccgctcgcgccctcccaacgacgtccccggcggaccCGATTCCTCCCTCTTCGCGTCGCCAGCTGAAAAGCTCGATGGATATTTGCGGTCGCCTCCCGGGCCCACGTCTTCACCCCTAAAATACTTCCCCGATTAAAAACGATACGTCTGTGCAGATATCCAAGGAGATCACCCActacctcgccgtcggcctcttcttcttcttcggcggcCGGTCGCTGTACgagtccgtcgtcgcgtgggacggcggcggcgacgaactcgccgaggttgaagccgagctcgcggacgaggacgagaagaagaagaagggcaagaagggcaagaaggACGCGAGCTCGTTTCTCCTATCGCCGGTGCTCGTCGAGACGTTCGTGATCACGTTCCTCGCGGAGTGGGGCGATCGGTCGCAGATTGCGACGATCGGGCTCGCGGCTTCGAGCGACCCGGTTGGCGTGACCATCGGCGGGATCGCGGGACACGCGGTGTGCACCGGCGCGGCCGTGATTGGCGGCCGGCACATGGCCGAGCACATCTCCGAGAGGGCGgtggccatcgcgggcggcgtgctGTTCTGCCTTTTCGGGGCGCACTCGCTCGTGACGGGGTTGGAGGAGTGAGTAGCTCAATTGTCAATTCATCACTTCAGTGCACAGTCGTGTCAGAATGTGTTCCCACGAACGCAGATTCTCCAAAAACTCGCGCGAAATTCTATCCTTTCCTTTCCTCACACCCACACAGCACCGCGCTGTCGGGGAGCCGGATCCCGACCTCGATAGGTCCGTTCGTCTCATCCGGTCGCGGACGTGCGGTGTGCGAGATccgaggctcggcggcggctcagGGCATCGAACCGGGGCGGGTAGCGAGTCCCGGCGAACTCGTGACTTTCAAAAAAGGAgggacgcgggtgccgaggggtcCACGGGCGACGTTTGACCGGAGCCCCCCATGGCGTCGCTCAGCGAGCTGCTCAATCCCACGGGGGGCATGGAGGAGCACGACTACGCGCAGCTCCCGTCCATGATCGAGGAGGAGTACGAGGAGGAGTACGACGATCAGCCGGGCGCCATGGGACCAGACGGCCACGGCTTTCTCAAGGGCGAGGTCGGCAGCAGCTTGCGCATACGCAACCTCGACGCGTGGTTCCAGGCGCTCTATCAGTACTACAAGGAAAAAGGATTCTACTGCATCGTCACCAGTAGGGTGGTGAACCTTTTGACGCTGGGGTTCACCATCTTCCTCTCCGGGTTCATT contains:
- a CDS encoding major facilitator superfamily; the protein is MGEDEGAGLVGDGKGGGDDFKTCYPNKWYRRYVLFLLFLIATLQTTDRNIPAILLPKISPEFNMTDADAGMLNGAAFVLIYALATIPLARIADMCGRKYLLAGSLIVWSALTSLSGLSQNTTQLCFLRVGIGLGEAGCTPAAQSLIAVMYGPGERASAMAMQQLGLAVGTAAANFIGGMLIDSLGWRGVFGVLGIPGLVLAALIVATLEDPPVEQSMGRYQSVPGSPGGESPGGSKANKPSAAAAAATLTSGAFWAEMWRGVKDTFEHLRRRATFIHLSIGVMIQVGVGLSIMAFLPIFLVRSHEMTIKSAGLSMSMVGGVFGAIGIVTGGIVGDWLVQASGDQRWMLWFILICNVIAAPLMVVAVLVKSRTDSIYLSAVVVALFMVMVGPPGAIVQSLVPNHMRATAAGFFGVLANLVGGSVGPLFIGWLSDRLSGRYGLDSIRYALAYSMIFCVWGQVHWYLAARAMPGDIVEKTATKKPRDFCAVGGDEDGGRAGRDLEGGGGGFYGSLGGGSSAGAGRRRGGAGDDTPKASARRGSDLGFGVFSTLSIRIGDEPRERRGGTHYGSV
- a CDS encoding predicted protein, yielding MTHDNEFLEGLVKSGMMILLSEIGDKTFFIAAIMAMRHSRLTVFSGAIGALGVMTALSAAMGWAAPNLISKEITHYLAVGLFFFFGGRSLYESVVAWDGGGDELAEVEAELADEDEKKKKGKKGKKDASSFLLSPVLVETFVITFLAEWGDRSQIATIGLAASSDPVGVTIGGIAGHAVCTGAAVIGGRHMAEHISERAVAIAGGVLFCLFGAHSLVTGLEE
- a CDS encoding hypothetical protein (expressed; predicted protein); its protein translation is MQDQSRTVRKTENRTVRADHAQAWSLKNVLSCISLFWARKEARRVAEHRPGDSSRKLPYVSRISENSSVLRHSARRAIDTALRDPEHRLQTSVASDRGAPSARKKNSSEHVRAAVGHCRAPRVMLAVATNPAPIKTVRWASRCEALCVDTGAKITEELCDSPSRIRTEATQQLREARALAHQQAATSLCERALRAAELAEEHGKLKDAEMILAAIVTQLRRRLAAPEIASWLDRQRLRLASIDAEIRDKTEEHRRLQRRLMSSVSANGGQRMLETPVLIRTKSLEELQADEDELGVPEAEGAEGEGAPSRAPGTPEPVGRQLLPPRRRVENDENAAPGEDETHAACDVVASASLERDRDSSDAGGAHGRADLRDGEGAVPAADVAPEEAPSEVDPGADRASSSSSPLAPNEVALMARACFAQSRVHTLRGRREEAETAREAGATYARMCTHVFGDTDEADCIRSGSPVGGREREGERGGGGGKRPREEDEEEEADATTTGKSAKKESLGRVDAAPREGVFA